The Naumovozyma dairenensis CBS 421 chromosome 2, complete genome genome segment TTGAGCTCTACAGCCAACAACCAGTACCGGTATATCTTGTGGAGCCAATAGTTTGGCGCTAACAATCTCTACACCTCTAATATCTAGAATACGACCATCTGAGAATAATCCTTGTTCTCTAAAGACTTTTTGTTGAGCAGCGTAAACATTGAAAGGAGCTTCACTAAACCATTTCTTCAATACCTTCTCATCGCCTTTAATATATGCTTCCAAGATTTCTGGAACTATATAATCTCTTAAATGTCTGGTGAAACCATCGTTAGTAAAAGTAGTATCCATCAACTTAAATTGGGTATAAACTTTAGCAGACTCAGTTTCATCAAAGAACCCActaattttatttgatatttttcttaatgTAACAATTAATGGATTTTCACTTTCATCCCATAACTTCATCTTAACCGTTTTCATTGTTTTACCCACAACagtcttttctttaaaatcttCCACTTTTTTACCGAATGATTCTTTTGCTTCAATATTTGTTGCTACCAATGCTGTTCCTGCCTCATCATTACTTTTCACAGCTCTTTGTCTCTTTCCTGAAGCCAGAtctctttctcttttcaattttctcTCTTCCTTAGTGATAAACCCACCATATCTTGAACtatcaccatcatcaatGACTTCTGAGACATCTTTATAAATTTGAGTTTTCCTCACAGGTTCAAAACTCTTATCTATAGTTTCAGCTGTTTTCTTAGCAGCAATCCTTGTATTTTTCCCAATTTCTGAATCCCAAGCTTTAGAAGCCATGGTTTCCACAGTTTCACCGGtctttttcaaagtttttgaaacaatAGTACTACCCTTATGAGCTTTCAAATAGGCATCTTTAGccattttgaaagtttCTGACTCGCTTAGCTTGCCAGATGCATCATGTAATGCTTTAATATTGTCTTGTAATTCTTGAGATTTTTCCCATTCTTTCTTGAAAGTATCAcgaaatatttgaatcgGAGTACGACCGCCACCACCATTATTGTTCAAAGTTGTCCTGGTAGTCGAGAATAGAACTTTGCCCACAGTGTATGATGATGGTACTGACGATGAACGTTGTACATTTAGAAGCCTTACGTATGACGATGATTGTATGATCGAGCGGTTGTGAAGCATACTAATGTTTTTTAATATGAAATGAGTCTGGGCcactattttttttattgcCTCTCCAGAGCCTTTATTACGCcaaaaagagaaagaaatacACCGTAGTATCTCTGCGTCAGATAATAGAGGTTTGTTATTTGATTACTTGGATGGAAACATAGGGTAAGAGTTCAGATATTTTGGTCAAGTTGTATCATCTCACATATCTATCTCTCTAAGAATTGTTAGTTAAAATTCGAGGTCTTACTGGATGTTGTGTGTGAATCATGAAAGATCTCACGACGGAGCGCGCGAAGCATTTCACGAGCCGATGACTAGCAAAGCTGCGGGCGCGACACATTTTCGCGGGTTTATGGAATATGCGACACgatttaatatttctacTTGTGTGTGTTTAGCAGCTTGGTATCATACAATTAGAGAAGACAactgatatttttttactgGAAAGGGAGTTAAATGTTTCCAAATAAATTAACGGCTCTTCAATGTTATGCTATAtcagaaaaaataaattatataaatttatcaaatctACGTTGGATCTTCTCTTCTACGCTCTGACATTGAAGTCACCTGCAGTAAGACTACAGAATATGAGGCACTAACAAACTTCCGCCGGGTCCCGTTAAAAGTtatattttccaagaaGGCTTCAGAATCCCACCCGGGGTAGAGTTGTTAAAATATGACAAATTGACAATATTTGTGCTTAAGTTGGCCCTATTAAATACCATATGTGAGAATTGATTTCTGGTTGGGATATAAGTTGCTTCAAGTTATATTTTAGACTCTTTCCctttttttccaaagaatTACATTTGAAACCAGTACTTCACTTAGCCAAAAGGAACCAGCACGGAGCGTGTTCCTAAATGTATATACCAGATGTGTCTCCGCTGTCGCGGCATTAGTTTGTCAAATTTGCCTTTGTTCCAAAAATAACCGTTGCGTCAATCAATAAACATGTTGTTCTAGAACATATATACCTTACATAAAACTAGACGTCAACGTTATTTGCTTAAGTATGTGTATTGTATTTCCAGCTGAATGAGGAACCTCTCATTAGAAAAGGGTAGAAATAAGGGTGGCCTAGGGCTATTCCTCACTAAACCTTTTTCTCTGGTTCTCATATCGATCGAAATATCctcaaaaaaatattcttggAAGTACTTATATCACTGAAAGTGCTCGTTGTCATTTAgtactttttcttttttcctAAAAGAGCCATACGTTGCCAATTTATTCTTGACAACATACcttttagatatatatatataaaactTAGTCTTATATTCTATATAGCTACGAAAGTTGATCCTACACAGGACATATTACCCTTACACCCTGAAATCCAAAAAGATATAGAGTTGGGTATATGGGTTTATATGAccgtattattatttatctGTCACTTCGGAGTTTTTTTCCtgaacaaaagaaaacatcTCTTCTATGAAATGCTCGAATTTTTCcagaaaaataaaaggtTTCAACAAAGCCAACAAATAAATActttttttgtcttttaCTCGATGACTCCAAAGGAATTTCCCCAGTGTTTTTTCCTCtcttttcatttgttgTTCAAAAAAAACTTTATTGTAATATATTGCCAAAAAAGACTAGACGAACGGACATTCATTACCaagaatgaatttatttccAGTCTATTTCCTTATTACCTATTTAGCAACATTTGTTGTTCCATCTCCAGTCAATGTAACTGCTATTGTAAATTTTCCTATTGTCCAATCTACCCATGATgaatctaatttttttagaGTCCAAAGGAttcttgaaagaattaaaagtcaagaaattaataataataatggcaATGCATCCATTCAGAATAATTatgtttcattattattgacaTTGAATGGTGGGTCAAAAAGTTCAAgcaatttgaatttgacTGAAACTTTAAGAAGTACTATTACGACgttagaaaaaaatgttgTATTAGGGTCAGGGTATTTAAATGATACCACTACAGCTATTATTCCGATTGGTTGTTTAtcatatttaaaaatgaaagatgatattgaaaattctttaaaagGTTTAGAATATATGATTGATTCGATGGAACAATTTTCTCTTTCGGGTTTAGGTGATTCTATTCGAGATGTTGTTTTGATTAAACCGATGAAGAGGTTAACCGAATATATTGTTAATTCTCATCTTTTGTATTTGGATTGGAAAAGCAGATATATGATGAGAAATTATCTAGTTGATAGAAATAGAGTTGATTTGTTAGAAGGTTGCTTTAAAGATTTGATAACGATTGAAAGGATGATCACGATATTCAATGAAGCGTTGTCCAATTTAACAGCAAATGGTCTGGAAAAATATACTAAGTCATTACTGGAAAGtaaagattttaaagaattcCGTAGTACTTTCCATGAAGCggaagaaaaagaacaagagGTTCTTGTTGATGCGTTGAGCAgcaaaatattaaataatcagTCAAGGGAGATTATCGCGACAGCTTCACCTGTCAGATGGTTTCTTTACGgtattattcttttattgACAATGGGCTATTTCTACACGCTCTGTATCCCCTTTGCTCCGGCTTGTTTTGGATTACTGGTAATATTTGTACTTTACCATTTGTTAGCATTGTACAGACTTTTTAGGGGACAGACAGCTATACTGGAATATGTAGAATCTCAAGGAATTTTTTACtaatatgtatatatatatatatacattgCATAGTAGCAAACCGTATCAGACTTAACTTACTTACTACTGTACTAGGTAGAGTATCCTTGTCAGCACCAAGGGTCTCTTAACATTCATCAAGGAAGAAGGTCTTTAGAAAGATGATGTAGATTTTATTCTGAGAAGGTTACGTACGTCCTTTCGTTCTGTAATTGATAGTGGGCAAACGAGGTTTACGTAATACATacgttttcttttttggaAGAGGAAAGCCCGATGCATGTGAACAGTAAGTTAGCTCGTCGTTCTTCGACGTACGGACGGACGTGTGTTTCAGGGACGTTACGGGTTATGTTAGGGGGGAGGGTAGGGGCAATTTTTTTGCCTCAAAATTTAGGCTAGGAGAAGGGGTAggaatttcaattttgggCTAAAAGTAGGGGCAGAGATGTCCAATTTTGGGCTAGAAGGAAAGGTAGGAAAACAAATTGGTCTTGCGTTGGGTGGAGAAAACCTCGCTCGAAACCTACAGAGAACTCCCCGCAAAAAAGTTTGAGCTAGGGCTTAAGGGCAGGCCAGCACCTGTTTAGGGTAGGATAGAGAGGAGTGTAGGGTAGAAGTGTTTGAAGTAAGGTACAAACAGGCTAAAAAGTGTCAAAATAGGGTAGGctagaaaatatttctacCCGTAACATCCCTGGTGTATTTGGGAAATCCTTCCAATCCCCGTCCTCCCCTGTGCCTACTGCCCACTGCCCAAGGTCTCCACTTTATTTCACCCCTGGATTATTCGGCGCTTCACCGGTAAATGTTTCTAAGGGTTTCCGGGTCTAGGCCCGGTTTTTTGTGGGTCCATCCCCTCATCGTCACAGTTTAGGTTACAAGCCCTGACTTCACAGCGTTGAAATGCGACGTTAAAAGGCGTTGTATTTTCCTTCCTATGCCCATTTTCGTGAGTTGCCCGCTGGGAGAGTGATAGAGTGAAAGTTGCACCGTGCTACCAAAAACCTTCTTTTGCTGTCCTTGGCCTTGGCTGGTGCCCATCTCCTTGACCTTGGCCTTGGTCTTGGCCTTGAACTGGTGTCTTTCTGCCGTTCCGATGAGTTTTGCCTGTCCGGAAATTTTGTCCAAGCTGTTGTTTGCGTAACTTAATGCGTACTATTGTGAACagttgaaatatatatatatatatatatataaagttGTTTGCTTATTAGGGAAATCGTTTTTACATTGAGGTCGACCTTGTGTTGGCCATAGCAACTACATTTTTCTCTAACTGAGCTCTCTATTTTAGCGTTTATATAACATCCCTCATAACCTTCGATATCAAAATACGATTTACCTAGTTTTTGCACTTTGTTtatccattatttttcgCCAATATTATTTGCTATTCTGGTGCCAAGCTAAGATTACAGGAAGTCAAATTATCACTATCACATataagaagaaggagaaaaaaaaagaaagtttTCACATCgatatttgaattcaaaacaattaagctaatagaaaaaatcaatgaattataATCAGCAACCGATCTCTCCACAGGAACTTTTGAATATGTTCCAACATAGAAACATGATTCCCGAATCTCAGTACATGGCAAGCCAGGGTTATTATCCCAACCAATACCAAAATGATCCCAGAactgatgataataacaatagtaTGCCACCGGCTTCTTCTGACGTTCCTCCTCCCCCGGCTGCTGTTGCGTCTGCTACTCCGACTTTTTTAGATCCAATGGGGTTCAATAATGAATGtccattattaaataactCTCCTGTTCAAACAGTATTACctcaacaacagcaactACAACACCGCTCTTCTTCACCTTCACTAATGAACCCATATTCCTCTATACCATTAACTAAggagaataataataatcaacaatatcaaGTACCTCATAATCATCAAgtacaaaataatatcaactCTTTCAAAGATGCTCTACCATCTCCTCGTTCCAAAAAAAACTCACTTAATTCATCGAATACTATTAACCCTAATTATAATATCAttgacaataataacaataatacgTTGGACTTGAcggaagaagaaattaaagcCAAAAAGAAAGCTCAAAATAGAGCTGCACAAAAGGCTTTCAGAGAAAGGAAAGATgcaaaattgaaagaattaagagagaaattaaatgaaagtGAACAAAATCGtcaagatttattaaaagaggttgattcattaagaaaattaaatatgGAAATTAACGCagaaagtaaaaaaatattattacaaactactaataatatcGATAAcatcaaaaaattattaattgaagaagcACAATCAgcaccatcatcatcatcgtcggttaataatgtaataataaagaaaaatagtAGCGATGAATCATTAAACGATCATCAATTCTTATTATCTGGCGCTAACAATCCTATGGAGaaacattatcatcatcgcaccagttcttcttcaagtccccatttacaaaatgattcaaaattCTCCTTCCCAACAGAAgatcaaaatttcaatataatagatgatttacaagataaattatattcatatgCATCTGCCTATACTGATAATAGtacaaacaataataatagtaatgaCATAAATTCATTAGCTTCACCAAATACCATGGATTCAAACACTAGCACAGGAACATTAGCTCCAAGGGAACCATTATTAACCATACCGGCAACATGGGAATATTTACATAAATTATCAGAACATCAAGATTTCGATGTATTCGTAGTAATGCAAATGTTAAAAGGTAAAGAAGCTTGTGACGAATATGGTCCTGCATATCCAAAGGCTTTAGTTAACGAAATGGTAGAAAAATGTATCAACGAAAATTAATTATCCTCCTCTATTCACTTTCCCCTTTACCATTCCAATTACGTCGTTCGTTCACCTGCTCGTTCGATCTCCCTTTCAGTGCCTCGGATCGTCTTGGTAAAGATGAGGCGAGGCGAGGTAAACAAGGAGATAGAAGACGAGGGAACAAGATATTATATGCATATGAACTATTAAACGGTTTGATGGCATCCAATGCGATACATTATCCATTTGGGCACCTCATGCTATTAAAGTTCCGGTGTCCTTTTGTATTAATTTACGTTTGTAAATCTTTACAAGCACCGCCAATGCCTCTCTTCTACTAGGTACACCTCTAGATCTGGGCCTTAGTGGAAATCAGAATCCATCATGTCCCTCTTTTTACAACTATTTTTCCCTTTcaatttatatatagtctATATATTGAACTATAACGGTTCGTATTTATAGTCAACAACTCTCCAGTGAAGAACAATATAAAGTTTAAGtgtgaaattaaatttttccttACTAGTTTGCTGAATGTCTTTTATAAATGCTATTATTGTATAtatgattattttctataaaTAGATAAATGCTGTGTAAACGTACTTGTTTTCTGCAATGTCCACATACTAAACTTGTAACAGTACTAATGCTAAATCCTTCCTTCATTCGCTAATGTTACCTGTTGTTCTAGATATTTTTGGGCCACGTCTAGCCGGCAagtttgaagaagaaacgTATTTAGacattcaatatcaaaatttaacTTTCAACCCCAGCTAGATTATTAGCTACAATTGTACATGCACACATTAATACATGTAAATCGTTTTTCAATTTGCAGCGCTTCGATTTGATACTAAACTTGATCGCCTTTTTGATTTAACATGAGCTGTGTTGAACGTATTAATATTACTAAAATTTTCAGCACCGGCAACATTATTGGCCGCAATGGCCGCACTTTTATTTATACCAACACGATGcatatcttcttcaagtTTGTTCACATCAGGTGAGGAACTTGTTGGTTCAAATTGTCTTGTAAACTTAcggaaaatattattactactgCCTCCATCAGTAGCGGTCTTAAAAATTGACGACTTCGATACTTTACCATAATTTTCGCATGCATTTGGTTCATTGTGTGGGAACATATCTTGAGTAGtggtagtagtagtagcaGTAGTAGGAACAGATTCAGGTGGGTCCAGTTCACCCATTTCTAGATCTTTACTGCTTCCTATCACATTATTCGACGGCGTCCTTTCTAGTAATCGTGTTATGGCTTTTTCTAACTTCGCACCAGGTTTTTCATCCAAGACACTATAAACTCTTTGGAAATTCCCACCATTTTGTGCGCCAATGTCACTATGTATAGAAGCTTTCTTGGGAGACGTATTACTTTTCATTCGTAGTAACTCATCATTTAAATGTTTCGGAGATTTTTTGGTGCTTAACTTGGAGGTTTTATGTTGTAATTCATTGTTCCCTTGGTATGTAGAATCCTCAATGGTACGTTCTCTATCTAATGGAACTCCCATACCTCTCACGGGGAAAACACCAGGTGGTGATCGTAATATGCTAAATGAATGACGACGGGGATTACTTGATTTCACACGGagtatattattagtgACGTTATTACGACTCTTAACTCTTTGTGCCTTACCTACTGAGTAAGTCTGGTTTCTACTAACTTGATAAGATGAGATATCTCCTATTGAAGGAATTTTACTCATGTTAATATGTGTTCTTTCCGGCCTAAATGGTAATGGTTCTAGTGATGCTGAACCATTCCGATTAGTATATTGTTGGGAAAGATTACCAGTTGTTTGATCTGTATATGTAGAAACTGGGGATAACGAAGCTGCAGCTGATATAGTCGACCCAGTAGAATTTAAACTGCCTTGTTCAGTTATGGAATGGTAAAGATTTGGATCGATATTATTGTTACCATTAACAGACTTATTCGTTTCTAAATGCCCTTCATTTGTGTTATCAACAGATGTTCtagatttttcattataatcaGTATATGAATCAGAGCCTGAATCAGAATCAGAATCAGAGACCGTTACAATATCATTTGGAGCAATATCTTCGTCGTCTCTCTTTGTTATTCTAACGACTCTTGAATCAACATTCAATTCCGGTTGTTCATCCCTTGCATCATATTCTGGTAAACTTAAGTTCTTTCTATCCCGTTCGACAACAAGTAGATGTAAATAGAATGGTATTAATAAACCAAATACGGTTCCACCGATAATATTACCGATTGATGATGGgattaataatttccagATGTACTTTCCAACAGAAACGTTGGCTCCATTCAGCATCCCAGTAAATAATAGTGTCATGTCAGCGACTACATGCGTCCATCCAATTGTGACAAAGGACATGATAGGTAAATTAAGGAGTAATGCCTTCACATGAGTTGGCTTAGCTAATAATTGTAAATAAATCGCTAAACAAACCATAAAATTACCAGCTATGCCTTTCAAAAAAGTTTCCATAAAGCTAAATGACGCCCTATCTTCTgcaatttttcttgatccAGCAATCCAATGAGGATTTTGTCCAACTTTACTGACATGAACAAAAAGATAACAAACAAAAAGCGATCCAGCTAGGTTCCCAATCAATGATATTGACCATGATAATAGGACATCATAAATGGTCACAGCACCTCTAAGAAGCCCCactgaaaagaataaaatatttgagTTAAAAAGGTCTACACCCATTATAACGACATAAAACAATCCAATCCCAAAACAGCAACCACCTAAAAGGTTCAAAATCCCGGGATTCTTCTCAAGAAGATCTGGATTATCTGCATGTATTGCTGTATAAAGCAAACCTCCGATACTGAAAAGGAAACCTCCCAGTATGGAGTTCAAAATAAGGGTTTCTATATGTAGTCTTGCTTTCTTCATCGAAGTTGCCACTGTCGCAAGTGCAGCTTCATGAGgtgtaatataatatgaatCATCAACCATAACTATTTTCTAACTTATcacttttttcttctttgtcttttcaaaagttcATCTAGCGTCCTTTTTTCTTAGTTATAActgtatttttttggttatattttatttcttttcgtttatcaaatttcaatagttaattattatatgataaCTCGAAAGATCGTTCTTTCGACCTCGTCCAAAGGTTCGAGCAAGATGTCGTCTACTAAACTTGAAGATTCCTCtatcatttttaattgGTCATGAAAGGATTCCGCAGGTAAAGAAATTTCACTACCATGAAAATGACGTGCAATGAATGAAAAGGGTAAAAATAAGACACAATTATACACGTACGTAATCATTagacatatatatataaaagtaTTAGAATCAGGATCAGGACCAGGACCAAGAAGATGGAATGAAGAGAAAGAGAGGTTAGTTCTGTACATATTAGTGGACTTGACTGCATTCTATCTTAACAACTGTTGAATATATGGTTATCAAATATAGGATTGTGGTGGAGTTAGAAAATAGAGAGCAAGTTAACTCAGCATATACACTTTTCACTACTTCACAAAGagataaatttaaatctaCTGTTGCAGTACAAAAGCTTAATCAACAAGAGGAAGAGAAGGGACAGAAAATCGACTGGCGTTTAAGTGATTGGATTATTGAAACAgaaatgttttctttcgatcaaaatcaaaagaacaagatgaTTGTTAATAGcaataagaaaagaattgaCCAACAGGATAAAGGGCTATTACTCTCTGAATACCTGGGCCATGGTATTGTTAGACTATTCAAACTAACAGGTGGTTTAGATGTAGATGGTACTAAGGGAAAGCCTCCTCAAGAAGACGGGAAGGCTAGGAGTGAAACTGATGTCTTGACAATTCCTGGTGATGATACAATGGtatgtatattatttgttcCCACATATTTTACAGTTcatgatttattatatttttatatcGGGGATGAAATTGTTAATCAAATATCCCATTTTAGGATCTTAAGGAATAAACAAGGCGGTGTTGGTTTCAACTTTATggtattaatgaaatttaGAGAGCCCTTAATGGCcaagaatttcaaagataaaTTCAACGGGAAAAGTTTCAGTAAAATGGATCCTGAAACTTGCCAcgtcattttcatcaaagaGATTGTttttaaatcaaaattgTTCCGAAGGGTAGATTTACAAGAATTACCATATCTAATGACCGATCCATTCACCAATAAGGATAGCCCTACAACTTTAAAAAAAGTGGAGTTGCCGACATGTCCTGTCTGTTTAGAAAGAATGGACAGTGAAACGACGGGTTTAATAACGATACCTTGTCAACATACCTTCCACTGTTCTTGCCTAGATAAATGGAACGATTCAAGATGTCCAGTATGCAGGTATTCAAATCTAAGACTTACTAGAGAGTCCTTAGTGAAACAAGCTGGTGATTCGAACGCACCGTGTGCAACATGTGGATCCCATGATAATCTTTGGATTTGTTTAATTTGTGGTAATATTGGTTGCGGAAGATATAATTTCAAACATGCTATTAAACATTATGAAACTACATCTCATTGCTTCGCTATGGATATAGCCACACAAAGGGTCTGGGATTACGCTGGTGATAATTATGTCCATAGACTGGTGCAAAATGAAGTAGATGGTAAATTAGTTGAAGTTTCTAGTACAAGTATGGGAACATCGAACTCCGATGGACATGATAATGTAACAAATGAAGGGAAAGAATCAAAAGACTATAACCTAGC includes the following:
- the TIM44 gene encoding protein translocase subunit TIM44 (similar to Saccharomyces cerevisiae TIM44 (YIL022W); ancestral locus Anc_7.196), with product MLHNRSIIQSSSYVRLLNVQRSSSVPSSYTVGKVLFSTTRTTLNNNGGGGRTPIQIFRDTFKKEWEKSQELQDNIKALHDASGKLSESETFKMAKDAYLKAHKGSTIVSKTLKKTGETVETMASKAWDSEIGKNTRIAAKKTAETIDKSFEPVRKTQIYKDVSEVIDDGDSSRYGGFITKEERKLKRERDLASGKRQRAVKSNDEAGTALVATNIEAKESFGKKVEDFKEKTVVGKTMKTVKMKLWDESENPLIVTLRKISNKISGFFDETESAKVYTQFKLMDTTFTNDGFTRHLRDYIVPEILEAYIKGDEKVLKKWFSEAPFNVYAAQQKVFREQGLFSDGRILDIRGVEIVSAKLLAPQDIPVLVVGCRAQEINLYKKAKSGEIAAGDESNIVMSSYAMVFTRDPEQIDDDETEGWKILEFVRGGSRPFN
- the NDAI0B01790 gene encoding uncharacterized protein; the encoded protein is MNLFPVYFLITYLATFVVPSPVNVTAIVNFPIVQSTHDESNFFRVQRILERIKSQEINNNNGNASIQNNYVSLLLTLNGGSKSSSNLNLTETLRSTITTLEKNVVLGSGYLNDTTTAIIPIGCLSYLKMKDDIENSLKGLEYMIDSMEQFSLSGLGDSIRDVVLIKPMKRLTEYIVNSHLLYLDWKSRYMMRNYLVDRNRVDLLEGCFKDLITIERMITIFNEALSNLTANGLEKYTKSLLESKDFKEFRSTFHEAEEKEQEVLVDALSSKILNNQSREIIATASPVRWFLYGIILLLTMGYFYTLCIPFAPACFGLLVIFVLYHLLALYRLFRGQTAILEYVESQGIFY
- the NDAI0B01800 gene encoding bZIP transcription factor (similar to Saccharomyces cerevisiae YAP3 (YHL009C); ancestral locus Anc_2.493), with amino-acid sequence MNYNQQPISPQELLNMFQHRNMIPESQYMASQGYYPNQYQNDPRTDDNNNSMPPASSDVPPPPAAVASATPTFLDPMGFNNECPLLNNSPVQTVLPQQQQLQHRSSSPSLMNPYSSIPLTKENNNNQQYQVPHNHQVQNNINSFKDALPSPRSKKNSLNSSNTINPNYNIIDNNNNNTLDLTEEEIKAKKKAQNRAAQKAFRERKDAKLKELREKLNESEQNRQDLLKEVDSLRKLNMEINAESKKILLQTTNNIDNIKKLLIEEAQSAPSSSSSVNNVIIKKNSSDESLNDHQFLLSGANNPMEKHYHHRTSSSSSPHLQNDSKFSFPTEDQNFNIIDDLQDKLYSYASAYTDNSTNNNNSNDINSLASPNTMDSNTSTGTLAPREPLLTIPATWEYLHKLSEHQDFDVFVVMQMLKGKEACDEYGPAYPKALVNEMVEKCINEN
- the NDAI0B01810 gene encoding uncharacterized protein (similar to Saccharomyces cerevisiae YHL008C; ancestral locus Anc_2.540), translated to MVDDSYYITPHEAALATVATSMKKARLHIETLILNSILGGFLFSIGGLLYTAIHADNPDLLEKNPGILNLLGGCCFGIGLFYVVIMGVDLFNSNILFFSVGLLRGAVTIYDVLLSWSISLIGNLAGSLFVCYLFVHVSKVGQNPHWIAGSRKIAEDRASFSFMETFLKGIAGNFMVCLAIYLQLLAKPTHVKALLLNLPIMSFVTIGWTHVVADMTLLFTGMLNGANVSVGKYIWKLLIPSSIGNIIGGTVFGLLIPFYLHLLVVERDRKNLSLPEYDARDEQPELNVDSRVVRITKRDDEDIAPNDIVTVSDSDSDSGSDSYTDYNEKSRTSVDNTNEGHLETNKSVNGNNNIDPNLYHSITEQGSLNSTGSTISAAASLSPVSTYTDQTTGNLSQQYTNRNGSASLEPLPFRPERTHINMSKIPSIGDISSYQVSRNQTYSVGKAQRVKSRNNVTNNILRVKSSNPRRHSFSILRSPPGVFPVRGMGVPLDRERTIEDSTYQGNNELQHKTSKLSTKKSPKHLNDELLRMKSNTSPKKASIHSDIGAQNGGNFQRVYSVLDEKPGAKLEKAITRLLERTPSNNVIGSSKDLEMGELDPPESVPTTATTTTTTQDMFPHNEPNACENYGKVSKSSIFKTATDGGSSNNIFRKFTRQFEPTSSSPDVNKLEEDMHRVGINKSAAIAANNVAGAENFSNINTFNTAHVKSKRRSSLVSNRSAAN
- the ETP1 gene encoding Etp1p (similar to Saccharomyces cerevisiae YHL010C; ancestral locus Anc_2.542), whose translation is MVIKYRIVVELENREQVNSAYTLFTTSQRDKFKSTVAVQKLNQQEEEKGQKIDWRLSDWIIETEMFSFDQNQKNKMIVNSNKKRIDQQDKGLLLSEYLGHGIVRLFKLTGGLDVDGTKGKPPQEDGKARSETDVLTIPGDDTMVCILFVPTYFTVHDLLYFYIGDEIVNQISHFRILRNKQGGVGFNFMVLMKFREPLMAKNFKDKFNGKSFSKMDPETCHVIFIKEIVFKSKLFRRVDLQELPYLMTDPFTNKDSPTTLKKVELPTCPVCLERMDSETTGLITIPCQHTFHCSCLDKWNDSRCPVCRYSNLRLTRESLVKQAGDSNAPCATCGSHDNLWICLICGNIGCGRYNFKHAIKHYETTSHCFAMDIATQRVWDYAGDNYVHRLVQNEVDGKLVEVSSTSMGTSNSDGHDNVTNEGKESKDYNLAANFLRNKEYHLEYVQVLISQLESQREYYELKLEDAKNDSSVVEEKNRVELKMVEMQAQISNIEKKYETNIDKMRKQLDIDGLMIKGLQENLDKLTKINETTTEEKKMLLLEKQDLEEQVKDLMFYLESQEKFKDADESVREGTIVIQQQQVGSTNSQIPLTRNNKKKKKTRNLRNKWNWRSWTNLYLLLHMFKN